A region of the Osmia lignaria lignaria isolate PbOS001 chromosome 5, iyOsmLign1, whole genome shotgun sequence genome:
TACATCAGAAATTTTCAAGGGAGCTTTGGGTTTCCCCTACTATAGCCCCTTATAAGATATTCCACTGTTCTCACTTAAatgtaacaccctgtatatggtaGCAAGCGTGTTAAACTAATAATGTGAAatagtaaattaataaattaaatgattatGACGTTATTAATAACTGTGATTAAAATGGTAATTTTCACGGtaacagtcaacgtgttaaatttctCCATTACAATACTTTTCAGATAAATATAACGAGACCGACACTATACGTACTTTGAAttcattttgaagaaaaaagagaTTCTTTGAACCGGTATGAATCTAATGCAGAATATGTTGTACAAGCTACCTTACATCCTCTATATATATTCACATAcaaaaatatacagggtgtctctatTTACTTCCAAATAATTCAAAATAGTACATATGTATTGTACAAGTAGGTGTAATAGGGATtagtaatgaattttttatttcaacataaatgaaaaaaatattgaatttatttcatagTCTGTAGTTTATATATATTCAATCtcttacatttatttttcatacgagatatttattttatcgtaTGATGATGATACCCTTTCCTGATTAAATACTTTCAAAATATCAGCTTACGCGGAAAGTTCTGGCATTTTTTGTGttgatgaaaaatataatatacattttgttGTGCCTTTTCTGGAcacaaattttttcttttaaattaacgaGGAAAACGATGATTCACAACAATCATTAGTGACCGATATGTCGTTATTCTTCAAATGTGACAtaactattaatttattttacaataacttTACGTCGATAACGGGAGCGGAGGggattcaataataatattgaaaacttGAATTCTGCGGAAATAAAAATACCTTCCACACATATTATTCGtattatagaaattttcctaattttttatttgactcactgtgtatattttaaatattaacataACAATATACCAGGTCATATAGAGGTTGTATATCAAATACAGTGTTATATGCACTAAGTTTCAAAACTATTCATCtaccttttaaaataaaataactttttaaaaaCTGGACCAACTTTTGATACCCACTATATATTTTAACGAATATCAATTGTCAATCTATGTTACCTAAATAGATTATCTGGATAAGAGTCAACACAGTGGGCCATGGCGggattttttaaatcaattgaGCGCAATATAAATATCGAAATAAATTCAACATGAGTTAGTTCCGTTTATCTAAAAAAACAGGTTTAGTTTACAGCATGTCATCATTTGAAGAAGATATAAAAGAAGCAGTAGAAGATGTATCAGAAGCAGTAGAAGCTTCGCAGGTACGTCATAAGCACGTTTGAATtgtttttagaaatattataaattaatgtgTAGGTATCTATAGATATTAGAAATTACAAACAAAAACTGTAAAatcgtaaaatataaaatcatagAATGAAGGCGATGAAATCGGATCGGAGATAAGCAAATCGGTTACAGTAATTTTAAAAGCGGTAACGCATCGTGGAACGCAAACTACAATACAATGCTATCCTGACCAAAGTAAAGAAACTTTCATCGACATgattattaatacaaaaatataagtaaatagtattgaacataaatatcacgacaaaggaagaaagagtttggtataaattaaattagattgtcCTTGTTGCAAGCCGAACACCTTTACAGCAAGCAGAATAAACAAATATAAAAAGCGAAAGTGAAATGATAACATATTTGCAATTTAACTTAAAAGGaaaatttacatattaattGAACTGAAATTAACTGCATACAGTTGTCTTTGTTTCCAATTACATCACTCATCTGATTTGGTAATGAAATATTATCATTGTATGCATGTAGATTATCCCACCAAACtctgttatttttaaataagaatacaaaaaaaatgtgtaattaaagaacaccctgtatatattaaGTGCttatatacacatatgtatatatatatatatatttgtatatacatatataaaatacatGAAATGAATAATGTGTGTTAGTTTTTGGTATTTAgcaatttatatatatacattatacataCGTATTCGCAGTATGTATTTAACACAAATTTTTtcacatttaatataatttaaatttttacttacctTAAGTATTCCAAGCATGGTATGTTTGTTTTATAACGTAAGTGATGTATTTTAGATGCGGGTAGTAAAGTGTTGTTTCTAATATATACAGTGTCAACAAAATATTTCGGAACATTCCATTTGAACAATGGAATATATCTTTGCAGAGTGACAGACATTATTacctttagaaaaatataacagaATAGTTCGTTCGTAACCTCtttttgcaaaataataattaaacataaacAAGTATCTGCGATTTAACAAGAATGTTCACAAATAATATGTATAAAAGCAAAATAAAGATATATATTTaagattaaaaaatgtaaatttacatAGCGTTGAAAAATGAACGTCAGAACCTAAAATCGTTAACACGCGACATGATACTTATATGTATGCATACTAACGTAGTTCGGTGAAAACAAGGCAtatttgtatacatatatgtatgtataaacgATAACGGGACATTGAATAAAATGTGTATGTACACATAATTATATTCTTATACACACATTCAACGCTTTGTATAAACTAGTTTAtaaatgaattcaaatttaacatatttatatatgtatgaaTAGACAAATATACGACTACCACTATATTTACAACAAATTGTTacctattttaattattttgaagttaatttcaaatttcaagttaACTTCAAAATGATAATAGAACTTCtattttatgtataattaataatgcTGCAAATATACATGAcagatttaatataaaaatatcatttaaatatattgtaatgattgaattttgaacaaaatttttctaatatttactACTATTctattaagaaataattaagaagTTTATCATATCTTGGTGGAAGAAGGTATTATTTATTTGTGTAAGgatattatttattctatttattacatTCTATTACctattacataattatttacagagaaaagtatcataaaaacTGTTTATCGCTTGAAAGGTACTTTATTAGAAGGTGCAGGTAATCTGTACTTCGCTAACTCCACTTCTGCTTCTCCAAAACTATCTATATGGTAACAAAAATATTCtggatttttatattctttatctTTGGCAGCACCTGGTCCTACAGCTAGAAGGCAAGAATTTAAGAAATGATATACAATATCTATGGTTAATATatggaaacaaatatttttgtcaTTCTTTGATTTAtgttttttctgttattttcatATAGAATGTTATTAGATagtttaaaaacaaatattGTTATGAGATGCACCATGTTGTATGCTACTCtatgtaaaaattataaataagcaACACATATGTATTAATAAATTGCACAAATATTTCATATCTTACGTTCATTTGGAACTTCAAGACATTTGTTGCTAAGTCCTGCAACATTTCGATTAATTTTCGATGGATTACTCGATTTTGATGGCTTTTTTGTACTCAGAAATCGCAATAATGTAAGGTTTCCtctctaaaataattaaatcttttataaacaataatggTAATTATGAAAgagtacatataatattttaattatttaatagcttaagatatgaataattttaaaccatacctgtattaaaatttcatttgaaatggaACGTAACATTTTGTTAATAATCAAGTTTTTTAAACAAACAattcttaatatttatataaccaTATACACTTAACTaagtatgtatttatgtattatGAGATCTGATTTATTAGTTCAAATTCACAGCAGTAATTGTTCACAGTTGTTGCGAACCTCGCCTGTATGATGGgtgtgtaacgtgaaacgttatcacgtgaatatgtttagagtggtgtggcgacactgccatgggaatatttatcgatggtctattgtatcgatatgtcttgaatgtttgTTCTTCAAGGACCTTTTGTGACCTTTTGTATctatggtcataaattaagagcgaaattcaaacatcatctgtacgtacacttatataaatagacaaagattaaattgtgaacccctcgacgtgggtgttcgagctgagagaaggccggaagtccagagaatggaatagtttcacttcgaaaattcctaaaagactaatttatgatagaccatagccaattcgttgttttcaaccaagtcacgaacgatccttaaaagctacgaagtctttttcgatatcctgtcttttcatgcactctaagagggtcataaatttcctcgagagttgctttggcaagtacaaggtcttgtcgtttcctaatttctctgcgtcccacgctttctcgtagcacatgtgcgctgcaacgttctagcgtcttggcggagcgcctccatttccacgcgcctgagggtggaccatggccaggagaaggggcccacacgagacggggtggactcctccaccattggacgagggatgatcctgagggaggattcaggatccATCAAGGAAGGGGAATCGATCGAcgacgcgcgaagatctccgccaagcgcagaactggcagaatgattttgtcgctcACTTTACGAAGTCGTTCTCACGCTGCAATTTAAACGTATTATAAATTCAAAGTCACCAAGTCAgcttaaataaaactttaaaatattaaagctcAGTAAAGGATAATAAAtgtttgttattttcatttccgcGCTCCACGGATTGTCACACCTGCGCCTTAATTCCCCAAATATCCCTATCTTCCGCGAACGGACTCGCAACAGGTGCAATATCGTGTGAATTTAGCTGCAAGCTTGTGATCGCAAGTgttgaatgaaatgtaatatggtGACGATGCCATAAGAGTATGACTGCAGCATGTCTGCgttatgttatatcaatgctcataaattaggagccaaaattcaaaaGAATAAACAAGCGGGTGCTCGTGCTGGGAGAGAGTTGGAAATCCGGAGAAATAAGACTGTCACACTTGAAATTTctaagaaactaatttattgcgGGCCATATCTAATTCGttactcttaacgaaaatcatgttggttcttgaaactgtcgaagtctcttcgacatcctgcttatttacagagggtcgtaaattctcACAAATTCTCtggatcccacgctttctccTAGCACGTGTGCACAGAATCGTTCTCTAGTCTTGGCGGAGCACCACCATTTCCACTCACTCAAGggtggaccgaagccagggagaggGATGGACAGAGATgggctcctccaccattggaccagggatgatcctgagggaggattcaggatccAGCGAGGAGGGGATGACAGCCAACATTGATCGAAGATCTTCACCGCCAAGCTCAGAACGATTCAAAGTTTCAACCCGTCTTGTTACATTTCTTGAAAGGATAAAgtctaaaaataaagaaatacaaaCTTCATTTTTTTAACGCAAAgtgtttgttttattaaagGCCGCGCCGCGAGCAGAGTGCTTCAGCGCTCCACGGGCACTTCACTCACGTCCCCAAAATCCCTATAATCTGGAACGGCGCACGCAATACAGTAGTTGTGTGTGGATTTAATGTTCTAGGAATTTTTGGGATATGCCGAATGTGAGTAAGGTGCCCGTGGAGCGCTGAAGCGCTCTGCTCGCGGCGCGACTTTTAATAAAGCAAACACCTCTgtgtaggaaataaaaattatacgacTTTATTTCGTGGCTATAACTTTTACAAACAATGTATGCAAGCGGTTTGAAGCTTTGAATCGTTCTGAGCTTGGCGGTGAAGATCTTCGATCGATGTTGGTTGCCATCCCCTCCTCACTggatcctgaatcctccctcaggatcatccctggcccaatggtggaggagcccatccttgtccggaggcggtccctctccctggcttcggtccaccCTTAGGCAAGTGGAAGATGGTGGTGCTCCGCCAAGACTCGAGAACGATTCCATGCacacgtgctaagagaaagcgtgggatccagagagaacgaaagataaaaaggTCTCGCGCTAGCGAGCCAAGGCAACCCTTAAGAAAATTTACGACGCTCTGTAAATAAGCAGGATGTCGAAGAGActtcgacagtttcaagaatcaacatgattttcgttaagagtaaCGAATTAGATATGGCCcgcaataaattagtttcttagAAACTTCAAGTGTGACAGTCATATTTCTCCGGATTTCCAACTCTCTCCCAGCACGATCACCCGCGCTGAAAGGTTTACAGTGTCCTATCTTTTGTTTGTTTATTCCTTTGaattttggctcctaatttatgagcattgatataacataatgcagacatgctgcaaccatactcttatggcatcgtcgccatattacatttcattcaatgcttgtgattacaagcttgcagctaaattcacacgatattgcacacatacatacaggcgAGGTTCGCAACACAGTATACAGCTTTTACTTCTATCCCGCTAGAGGTGTTTACCTCACttctcttaacttttaaataagattgtatagtatttttcacgagagagtacTACTAGTATCGGATGAACGAATTTTGGTTTCGTCTGCGCATGTTGGCTCTGATTGGTTCTGCCACGCTCCGATACCAAGGCAACGCGCTAGCGCCGTACGGCTGTATGTCGTAAGCCATGCTGGACAGGGGGTATATCGGGTGATTAGAAATTTGTGAATTATTCACTACCTCTGTCCTATAATAAGTCGTTCCTATATCAGTACATTTTGTCCACCATGTATATGGCGGATGCAATGGGAAGTAAATCATTGGGAACTTTCGGAGCTCAGTCGAGCTACGCGAAACGCTCGTACTATCTTGTGAAAAATACAATGTATCTATTAACAATAGATTTTACACAAAACACGTGtatctatatataaataaacaaaacaaagcaaaattatttttacataaagGACAATTATATAAGTTCACATgtgtttacaaaatatatatttttaccgGCGATTAATATATCGTCA
Encoded here:
- the NdufV3 gene encoding NADH:ubiquinone oxidoreductase subunit V3, producing the protein MLRSISNEILIQRGNLTLLRFLSTKKPSKSSNPSKINRNVAGLSNKCLEVPNEPVGPGAAKDKEYKNPEYFCYHIDSFGEAEVELAKYRLPAPSNKVPFKR